From Pandoraea norimbergensis, the proteins below share one genomic window:
- a CDS encoding NAD(P)H-binding protein, whose translation MYAITGITGQVGGALAETLLTQGEAVRAVVRNAAKGAAWQARGCDVALADMTDADALTRAFTGAEAVFVLLPPTFDPSPDFAESRAVITAVSKALQAARPSRVVCLSTVGAQATQTSLLSQLSELEQHLGALALPITFLRAAWFMENAAWDVARARTDGVLESYLTPLDRAIPMVATADVGSTAAHLLCEPWEGKRVIELAGPALVSPAILADALGLALGRPIEAREVPRAEWEARFKAQGMHNPIPRTQMLDGFNAGWLSFEGTPRQGTTTLADVVNSLVTCH comes from the coding sequence ATGTACGCCATTACAGGAATTACCGGTCAAGTCGGCGGCGCGCTCGCCGAAACGTTGCTGACCCAAGGCGAGGCCGTGCGTGCCGTGGTGCGCAATGCCGCCAAGGGTGCGGCGTGGCAGGCGCGCGGTTGCGATGTGGCACTCGCCGACATGACAGACGCCGACGCGCTCACCCGTGCCTTCACCGGTGCAGAGGCGGTGTTCGTGCTGCTTCCGCCGACCTTCGATCCGTCACCTGACTTTGCCGAGTCGCGTGCCGTCATCACGGCGGTATCGAAGGCACTGCAAGCGGCTCGCCCTTCGCGTGTCGTCTGCCTCTCGACCGTGGGTGCGCAAGCCACGCAAACCAGCCTGCTCTCCCAGTTGTCGGAATTGGAGCAACACCTCGGTGCCCTGGCGCTGCCGATCACGTTCCTGCGTGCGGCATGGTTCATGGAGAACGCCGCGTGGGATGTGGCACGCGCCCGCACGGACGGCGTGTTGGAAAGCTATCTCACGCCGCTGGATCGCGCGATCCCGATGGTGGCGACCGCCGACGTCGGCAGCACGGCGGCGCACCTGTTGTGCGAGCCGTGGGAGGGCAAACGCGTGATCGAGTTGGCCGGCCCCGCACTGGTATCGCCAGCCATACTGGCCGACGCGCTGGGCCTTGCACTCGGCCGCCCCATCGAAGCCCGTGAAGTGCCGCGTGCCGAATGGGAAGCCCGCTTCAAAGCGCAAGGCATGCACAACCCGATTCCGCGCACGCAAATGCTTGACGGCTTCAACGCGGGCTGGCTCAGCTTTGAGGGCACGCCGCGTCAAGGCACCACAACGCTTGCCGACGTGGTGAATTCGCTGGTGACTTGCCACTGA
- a CDS encoding DUF2252 family protein — MANGKHRKKHSWATPDERLARLTSERARKMARSPHAYVRGSTIRFYEWLSNADVNLPQGPAIWICGDCHTGNLGPLANARGHVEVHIRDLDQTVIGNPVHDLVRLALSLASAARGSSLSGLTVIHMLEALTHGYESAFERGDTPDDESGNGRKRNGKRGGKASSKSAKGKKNAAAEDDYERPKVVDLIMRQATKRSWKHLALERIEDIRPTIPLGRRFWPLSKTETNEIDALFQRETIARLATELRGRPDDGHVEVLDAAYWVKGCSSLGRLRYAVLLDVDGGVVQGDDLCLMDLKEGVKAAAPRYPGVRMPRDNAERVVKGAQHLSPFLGDRMRAARMMDRSIIIRELLPQDLKLSIETLTVNDAAEISHYLAHVVGQAHARQMDDATCRSWLTELQRNRSKSIDAPVWLWNSVVQLMSEHEAAYLEHCKRVISGET; from the coding sequence ATGGCAAACGGCAAGCACCGCAAAAAGCACAGTTGGGCCACGCCGGACGAGCGGCTGGCGCGCCTGACCAGCGAACGGGCGCGCAAGATGGCGCGCTCGCCTCACGCCTATGTCCGTGGCAGCACAATCCGGTTTTATGAATGGCTAAGCAACGCGGACGTCAATTTGCCGCAGGGGCCTGCCATCTGGATCTGCGGTGACTGCCACACCGGCAATCTCGGGCCGCTGGCCAACGCGCGCGGCCATGTCGAAGTCCATATTCGCGATCTCGATCAGACCGTCATCGGCAACCCCGTTCACGATCTCGTGCGACTGGCGTTGTCGCTGGCGAGCGCTGCGCGCGGTTCGTCTCTCTCCGGCCTCACCGTCATCCATATGCTCGAAGCGCTCACGCACGGCTACGAGTCGGCGTTCGAACGCGGTGATACCCCGGATGACGAGAGTGGGAACGGGCGCAAGCGCAACGGAAAACGTGGCGGCAAGGCGAGCAGCAAGTCCGCCAAGGGAAAGAAGAACGCAGCCGCCGAGGATGACTACGAACGCCCGAAAGTGGTCGATCTGATCATGCGTCAGGCAACCAAACGCTCGTGGAAACATCTGGCGCTGGAGCGTATCGAGGATATCCGTCCCACGATTCCGCTAGGCCGGCGCTTCTGGCCGCTGAGCAAGACAGAGACGAACGAGATCGACGCGCTCTTTCAGCGGGAGACCATCGCGCGTCTCGCGACCGAGTTGCGTGGGCGCCCAGACGACGGCCATGTCGAAGTGCTCGACGCTGCGTATTGGGTCAAGGGGTGCAGTTCGCTGGGACGATTGCGCTACGCGGTGCTGCTGGATGTGGACGGCGGTGTCGTGCAAGGTGACGACCTTTGCCTGATGGATCTGAAGGAAGGCGTGAAAGCCGCCGCGCCGCGCTACCCCGGTGTTCGCATGCCGCGCGACAACGCCGAGCGGGTCGTCAAAGGGGCGCAGCATCTCTCGCCGTTTCTCGGCGACCGCATGCGTGCGGCGCGCATGATGGATCGGTCGATCATCATTCGCGAGTTGCTGCCGCAGGATCTCAAGCTCAGTATCGAAACGCTCACCGTCAACGACGCCGCCGAGATTTCGCACTACCTCGCGCACGTGGTGGGACAAGCCCACGCGCGGCAAATGGACGATGCCACCTGCCGCTCGTGGCTCACGGAACTGCAACGCAACCGCTCGAAGTCGATCGACGCGCCCGTATGGTTATGGAATAGCGTCGTGCAACTGATGAGCGAGCACGAAGCCGCCTATCTCGAACACTGCAAGCGGGTAATTTCAGGCGAGACCTGA